In one window of Methanococcoides methylutens DNA:
- a CDS encoding TCP-1/cpn60 chaperonin family protein, giving the protein MSSIINNVGQQQNNLDDIYQLAQSVRQKIGLEGDVEDKELIDHLETACSEIKELLSSSFGPRGLNKLITNHVDDIYLTNDGKTIIEQIDVLHPIVTSLKELSRSMDKSCGDGTKTAVILASGLIINAVKLIKIGFHPTTIIKGYKLALNKAYELLELNSITARTYDESYAAILSATVSKGIEFDQAEVLSTIVVDVIEHLRTLSVDGYLDLDENVKIMKKVGGPEIVHLNGVILDESPARFDMPRSFIDSKILILNYDVKLKSEIVNSRHNISMDSIETAYLFEEERKRILGNFAEKIINTGVNVVFCEGDVDSCIEEKLVKNNVLMFKKLKMKDLENISMATGAEIMSIRDDLNEQHLGKADKVEVKKRCGEDFAFIEIKDQKFSTILIWEPVKYALEKVEEAADDALNTAAFILRNKMVVTGGGGIEFELSQMLRSYASTIEGKEQFAVIEYANALEDIPRILAKNMGMNVIDSMTKMSYLYNKGLDARVDYSRKITENNPLVYDSATIKKLAIISATETANSVLRIDKIVMKK; this is encoded by the coding sequence ATGAGTTCAATAATCAATAATGTGGGTCAACAACAGAACAATTTGGATGATATATATCAACTTGCACAGAGTGTGCGCCAAAAGATCGGACTGGAAGGAGATGTTGAGGATAAAGAACTGATCGATCATCTGGAAACTGCATGTTCTGAGATAAAGGAACTCCTGAGTTCTTCTTTTGGTCCCAGAGGTCTTAATAAGCTGATTACAAATCATGTTGATGACATCTATCTGACCAATGATGGAAAGACCATAATAGAACAAATTGATGTTTTGCATCCAATAGTGACTTCCTTGAAAGAACTTTCAAGATCGATGGATAAATCCTGTGGCGATGGTACAAAGACTGCAGTTATACTGGCATCCGGCCTGATAATAAATGCAGTTAAGCTGATCAAAATAGGTTTCCACCCTACTACTATTATAAAAGGCTACAAGCTTGCCCTTAATAAGGCATACGAACTTCTCGAGCTCAATAGTATAACTGCCAGAACATACGATGAGTCCTATGCTGCTATCCTGAGTGCAACTGTTAGTAAAGGCATAGAGTTCGATCAGGCAGAGGTGCTTTCAACTATAGTTGTCGATGTGATCGAACATTTGAGAACATTATCCGTTGATGGTTATCTTGATCTCGATGAAAATGTGAAGATCATGAAAAAGGTCGGTGGTCCTGAGATCGTTCACCTTAACGGTGTCATTCTTGATGAATCTCCTGCAAGATTTGACATGCCACGATCATTTATTGATTCTAAGATCCTTATCCTGAACTATGATGTCAAGCTCAAGAGTGAAATTGTAAACTCCAGGCATAACATCAGTATGGATAGTATTGAGACTGCTTATCTGTTTGAAGAAGAGCGTAAGAGGATACTTGGCAACTTTGCTGAGAAGATCATCAATACTGGTGTAAATGTTGTTTTTTGCGAGGGTGATGTGGACTCTTGCATCGAAGAAAAGCTTGTAAAGAACAATGTATTGATGTTCAAGAAACTTAAAATGAAAGACCTCGAGAACATTTCAATGGCAACAGGTGCAGAGATCATGTCCATAAGGGATGATCTGAATGAACAGCACCTTGGAAAAGCAGATAAGGTTGAAGTTAAAAAGAGATGTGGAGAGGATTTTGCTTTCATAGAAATTAAAGATCAGAAGTTTTCGACAATTCTGATATGGGAGCCTGTAAAATATGCACTTGAAAAGGTCGAAGAGGCTGCAGACGATGCATTGAACACAGCAGCATTCATCCTCAGGAACAAAATGGTAGTTACCGGAGGTGGTGGAATTGAGTTTGAACTTTCACAGATGTTGAGGAGCTATGCTTCTACAATAGAAGGAAAGGAGCAGTTCGCCGTTATCGAGTATGCCAATGCACTTGAAGACATACCACGGATATTGGCAAAGAACATGGGCATGAATGTTATCGATTCAATGACAAAAATGTCCTATCTCTATAACAAGGGTCTTGATGCAAGGGTAGATTATTCCAGAAAGATCACTGAGAACAATCCTCTTGTCTACGATTCTGCTACCATCAAGAAACTGGCGATAATCTCTGCCACCGAGACTGCAAACAGCGTTCTGAGAATTGACAAAATAGTAATGAAGAAATAA
- a CDS encoding helix-turn-helix transcriptional regulator: MKSELLGTLFLSEKRKDLLLLLIEGPRDIDEIKDILDVTSSAIMTQIKILMSQGLIVHESGLYRLSDMCKVIVKKMQPLLDTLSVYADNKDYWENHNLNAIPSYLLDRIEELSNCEVVEPDLNRMYELPKKLEDSLKQSSYVKEVSSYFSPAYPGVYIDLAKKGIEVSVIVTEPVFDRLQNEYKEGTKEFVNLEHGNLFVCEEKVELASSTVTDKFMSISLFYKTGIYHNHAVMSFEESALNWGEDLFMHYLNISKQITDSDI, translated from the coding sequence ATGAAATCTGAGTTATTAGGTACGCTCTTCCTTTCGGAAAAAAGAAAAGATCTTCTTCTTTTGCTAATAGAAGGTCCCAGGGATATTGATGAGATCAAAGACATACTTGATGTAACTTCAAGTGCAATAATGACTCAGATAAAGATCCTTATGAGCCAGGGCCTAATAGTTCATGAAAGTGGTCTCTACAGATTATCCGACATGTGTAAAGTAATTGTAAAAAAAATGCAGCCCTTATTGGATACTTTGTCGGTCTATGCAGACAACAAGGATTATTGGGAAAATCATAATCTCAATGCCATTCCTTCTTATCTTCTGGACAGGATCGAAGAGCTTTCCAATTGTGAAGTGGTCGAACCAGACCTTAACCGCATGTATGAACTTCCAAAGAAACTGGAAGATTCTCTTAAGCAGTCGAGTTATGTGAAAGAAGTTTCTTCATATTTTAGCCCGGCATATCCCGGAGTCTATATCGATCTTGCAAAAAAAGGTATTGAAGTTTCTGTTATCGTAACAGAGCCGGTTTTTGACAGGCTTCAAAATGAATATAAAGAAGGAACAAAAGAGTTCGTGAATTTGGAACATGGAAACCTATTTGTTTGCGAGGAGAAAGTAGAGCTTGCATCAAGTACTGTGACGGACAAATTCATGTCTATATCACTTTTTTATAAAACAGGAATATACCACAACCATGCAGTCATGAGCTTTGAAGAAAGTGCTTTGAATTGGGGAGAAGACCTATTCATGCATTATCTGAACATCTCAAAACAGATCACAGATTCAGATATATAA
- a CDS encoding hydantoinase/oxoprolinase family protein yields the protein MNDNIMEMIDMYLGLGIDTGGTYTDSIIMDISAGTVMDSNKSLTTHSNLIKGIKNSIEGLDNSYLKDIEFVSVSTTLATNTTLEGKGHPAGLILIGHSITGALSTDNVLSIKGGHDADGNVIEDLDDLGLVEDFVMENKDKVSSFAVSSYFGVRNPEHEIIVKDLIGELTDKPVVCGHELSSSLGAYERAVTALLNAQLIPVTDQFIRSILSVMEEKGIDADLMMMKCDGSLVRIEDALKKPVESIFSGPAASLVGASHLAGVKTCLTMDVGGTSTDVSMISNGIPETSDSGAKVGGWSTMVKAIKMCTSALGGDSHVWVQTGVSIGPNRVTPLCLAAINHPDLIDKLAEMDKPNVRHMNDIIQPTTFFVRSDSEFQGMKDAVLSSNEKEVLDVLGDEPLSLSDISMKLGEHTLMFSSILASLVKRRYVQQIGFTPTDALHVLRDYIKWDSKASRLGAELLAEYLDMGMGGFCSYIKEQVVKNMSLNIISFFEEDVRRSDIEKMIDFSSPLTFKVNHPVVLVGGPVKAYLTDINNMIDANIIVPEHHEVGNAVGALLGDVVHRTDVLVRGAGAGSNQYAVFSETGREVFDEYTDAVAHGLELSKKLIAEHMTGYGLDMNMIDFDLARHDVRSGFGTSLETKLVATGIGSPRR from the coding sequence TTGAATGATAATATAATGGAGATGATTGATATGTATCTTGGTCTTGGTATTGATACGGGGGGAACCTATACTGATTCGATTATTATGGACATTTCAGCCGGAACAGTAATGGATTCCAATAAGTCGTTGACAACACACTCCAATCTTATAAAAGGGATCAAGAATTCCATTGAAGGCCTGGATAACAGTTATTTGAAAGATATAGAATTTGTTTCAGTTTCAACTACTCTTGCAACCAATACGACACTTGAAGGAAAAGGGCATCCTGCAGGCCTTATACTTATCGGGCATTCGATCACTGGAGCTCTTTCAACTGACAATGTTCTTTCCATTAAAGGTGGTCATGATGCAGATGGTAACGTTATAGAGGATCTTGATGATCTTGGATTGGTTGAAGATTTTGTTATGGAGAACAAAGACAAAGTCTCCTCTTTTGCAGTTTCATCTTATTTCGGGGTCAGGAATCCTGAACATGAAATAATAGTTAAAGACCTTATTGGGGAACTGACCGATAAACCCGTTGTATGCGGACATGAACTTTCAAGTAGCCTCGGTGCTTATGAAAGAGCTGTAACAGCATTGCTGAATGCACAACTTATTCCTGTAACTGATCAATTCATACGCTCTATCCTTTCTGTAATGGAAGAAAAAGGAATTGATGCCGACCTGATGATGATGAAATGTGATGGCTCCCTTGTCAGGATAGAAGATGCGCTCAAAAAACCTGTCGAATCAATCTTTTCGGGTCCCGCAGCCAGTCTTGTAGGTGCTTCTCATCTTGCAGGTGTCAAAACATGCCTGACTATGGATGTAGGGGGTACAAGCACCGATGTATCAATGATATCCAATGGAATTCCTGAAACAAGTGATAGTGGAGCTAAGGTAGGCGGGTGGAGCACTATGGTAAAGGCCATAAAGATGTGTACATCTGCTCTTGGAGGTGATAGCCATGTGTGGGTTCAGACGGGTGTTTCCATTGGTCCTAACAGAGTCACACCTCTATGTCTTGCAGCAATTAATCATCCTGATCTAATAGACAAACTTGCTGAAATGGATAAGCCGAATGTACGTCATATGAATGATATCATACAACCAACTACTTTCTTTGTCAGAAGTGATTCCGAATTCCAGGGTATGAAAGATGCTGTATTAAGTTCTAATGAGAAAGAAGTTCTCGATGTACTTGGCGATGAACCCCTCTCCCTATCCGATATTTCGATGAAACTTGGTGAGCATACCCTGATGTTCTCCAGTATACTTGCATCACTGGTCAAGAGAAGATATGTTCAGCAAATCGGTTTTACACCTACAGATGCCCTGCATGTGCTGAGGGATTATATCAAGTGGGATTCAAAGGCATCTCGTCTGGGGGCTGAACTACTTGCTGAGTATTTGGACATGGGAATGGGTGGTTTTTGCTCATACATAAAAGAGCAAGTTGTAAAGAACATGTCTTTGAATATAATCTCCTTCTTTGAAGAAGATGTCAGGAGATCAGACATAGAAAAAATGATTGACTTTTCATCTCCTCTTACCTTCAAGGTGAATCATCCGGTGGTTCTTGTGGGAGGTCCTGTGAAGGCGTATTTGACAGATATCAACAACATGATAGATGCCAATATAATAGTCCCTGAACATCATGAGGTCGGAAACGCTGTTGGTGCACTTCTTGGGGATGTTGTTCACAGAACTGATGTTCTTGTAAGGGGGGCTGGTGCTGGTAGCAATCAATATGCTGTTTTCTCAGAGACCGGAAGGGAGGTCTTTGACGAATATACAGATGCTGTGGCACATGGCCTTGAACTCAGTAAAAAGCTGATAGCCGAACATATGACCGGATATGGGCTGGACATGAATATGATAGATTTTGATCTAGCCAGGCATGATGTAAGAAGTGGGTTCGGTACAAGTCTTGAGACCAAGCTGGTTGCAACCGGTATTGGAAGTCCAAGGAGGTAA
- a CDS encoding uroporphyrinogen decarboxylase family protein: MTEELFNKLAEAVVSGNKDEAVELSNKALEQGVDAYEAIINGLAKGMEIVSDNYEKGTAFVPHLLIASNAMYGGMEVLTPHMKTEGVAKPSNIVIGTVEGDVHDIGKNLVKTMMTAGGFNLIDLGHDVPLEKFIETAKENQADVISMSALMTTTMVGMEKVIEMLQEDGLRDSLIVMVGGAPISEEFAEEIGADKTAPDALHASHWVKDAVRDLPPSEERWSDEKINLSKVKYREILSKKKVKSKTDIGLETARQIIDEFESVGVKTKEEMSHADRSLAAMADKKVDRLPVYPLACGVLRKFADASYKDYALDPAKFAESAFLGAKYLDLDMFVGLIDLSATSADFGCKIKYPEDDTPSSEGHLDDYEKLEVPDVKEGTRSYELIKASKLAKDKLNKELGTPFVGFHEGPLLTLTQLMGADRVLMDMKTNPDVVLEAVQKCTDYICQVSEAFFEEDACDALCIDNLWSNNVIMGEEDYWKFDGKFVYDQHLPIFKKYDQPYIIHNCADAVHFDTQIKKFGTALYSYAYYEKSKDKGSQNYADLIPKYGDTCCMMGEVNPIEFMDNSPEGIQKIENDTEELLQGVLETLKENGMQSKYVMSTGCEVPPGGPLTGVKAMVDKVKELGPQLQKEIIG; encoded by the coding sequence ATGACAGAAGAACTCTTTAACAAACTAGCGGAAGCTGTGGTTTCTGGAAACAAAGATGAGGCAGTCGAGCTGTCTAACAAGGCATTAGAGCAAGGTGTTGATGCATATGAGGCTATCATTAACGGATTGGCCAAAGGAATGGAAATAGTCAGTGACAACTATGAGAAAGGAACAGCTTTTGTTCCACATCTGCTGATCGCTTCAAATGCAATGTATGGTGGCATGGAAGTTCTCACTCCTCATATGAAGACCGAAGGCGTAGCTAAACCCTCAAATATTGTCATTGGTACTGTAGAGGGCGATGTCCATGATATCGGTAAGAACCTTGTCAAGACAATGATGACTGCAGGAGGATTCAACCTTATCGATCTTGGACATGATGTTCCTCTTGAAAAATTTATTGAGACTGCAAAAGAGAACCAGGCAGATGTCATCTCAATGAGCGCACTTATGACCACCACAATGGTTGGAATGGAGAAGGTCATCGAGATGCTTCAGGAAGATGGTTTAAGGGACTCCCTGATCGTGATGGTTGGAGGAGCACCTATCTCTGAAGAGTTTGCTGAGGAGATCGGAGCAGATAAAACTGCACCTGATGCGTTGCATGCTTCACACTGGGTAAAGGATGCTGTAAGGGACCTTCCTCCTTCTGAGGAGAGATGGAGTGATGAAAAGATCAACCTTTCCAAGGTAAAATACAGGGAGATCCTTTCAAAGAAGAAGGTCAAGAGCAAGACAGATATTGGCCTTGAGACTGCCAGACAGATCATTGATGAGTTCGAAAGTGTTGGTGTCAAGACAAAGGAAGAAATGAGCCACGCTGACAGAAGTCTTGCAGCTATGGCTGACAAGAAAGTTGATCGTCTTCCAGTATATCCACTTGCCTGTGGTGTTCTCAGAAAATTCGCAGATGCAAGTTACAAGGACTATGCACTGGATCCTGCCAAGTTCGCTGAGAGCGCATTCCTTGGTGCAAAATATTTGGACCTTGACATGTTCGTTGGTCTGATCGACCTTTCAGCAACTTCAGCTGACTTTGGATGTAAGATAAAGTACCCTGAAGATGACACACCATCATCAGAAGGTCACCTTGATGACTATGAAAAACTCGAGGTTCCGGATGTTAAGGAAGGTACCCGTTCATATGAACTTATCAAGGCATCAAAGCTTGCCAAGGATAAGCTGAACAAGGAACTTGGTACTCCATTCGTTGGTTTCCACGAAGGTCCACTTCTTACACTTACCCAGCTTATGGGTGCAGATCGTGTCCTTATGGACATGAAGACCAACCCTGATGTTGTCCTTGAGGCAGTCCAGAAATGTACGGACTACATCTGTCAGGTGTCAGAGGCCTTCTTCGAAGAAGATGCCTGTGATGCTCTTTGTATTGATAACCTCTGGTCAAACAATGTGATAATGGGTGAAGAAGATTACTGGAAGTTTGATGGTAAGTTTGTCTATGACCAGCACCTTCCGATCTTCAAGAAGTATGACCAGCCTTACATTATCCATAACTGTGCTGACGCGGTCCATTTCGACACACAGATCAAGAAATTTGGAACTGCTTTGTACAGCTACGCCTACTATGAGAAATCAAAGGACAAGGGCTCACAGAACTATGCAGACCTTATTCCAAAATACGGAGATACCTGCTGTATGATGGGAGAAGTAAACCCGATCGAGTTCATGGACAACTCTCCGGAAGGCATACAGAAGATCGAAAATGATACCGAGGAGCTGCTTCAGGGTGTCCTTGAAACCCTGAAGGAGAATGGCATGCAGTCCAAGTACGTCATGTCCACCGGATGTGAGGTACCACCAGGAGGTCCATTGACAGGTGTCAAGGCAATGGTCGACAAGGTCAAGGAACTTGGTCCACAGCTACAAAAAGAGATAATAGGGTGA